Proteins found in one Mesorhizobium sp. CAU 1732 genomic segment:
- a CDS encoding VOC family protein: MALKRMDNVGIVVEDLEGTIDFFRELGLELEGQATIEGEWAGRVTGLGDQHVEIAMMRTPDGHSRLELSRFIRPPVVADHRNAPVNALGYLRVMFTVDDIDDTLERLRTRGAQLVGEVVQYKDAYRLCYIRGPEGLLIGLAQELG, from the coding sequence ATGGCGCTCAAGCGGATGGACAATGTGGGAATTGTCGTCGAAGACCTCGAAGGGACGATTGATTTCTTTCGCGAACTCGGCCTCGAGCTGGAAGGGCAGGCTACGATCGAGGGAGAGTGGGCCGGGCGTGTCACTGGCCTCGGTGATCAGCATGTCGAGATTGCCATGATGCGCACGCCGGACGGCCATAGCCGCCTCGAACTCTCCCGCTTCATCAGGCCGCCCGTCGTCGCAGATCACCGGAACGCCCCGGTCAACGCGCTGGGCTACCTCCGCGTCATGTTCACCGTCGACGACATCGACGACACGCTTGAACGGCTCCGCACGCGCGGCGCACAGCTCGTAGGCGAAGTCGTCCAGTACAAAGATGCGTATCGGCTCTGCTACATCCGGGGACCTGAAGGGCTGCTTATCGGACTGGCCCAGGAACTCGGTTGA
- a CDS encoding phasin family protein: MMQSFEDASKSGKEAMDTGLKSFASLSKNVQAITVEATEYSKKAFENGTAAFEKLTSAKSLDKAVEVQADYAKQAYEGFVAQATRMGELYAEMAKEAYKPFETAVAKAK, encoded by the coding sequence ATGATGCAGTCGTTCGAAGACGCCAGCAAGTCTGGCAAGGAAGCCATGGACACCGGTCTCAAGAGCTTTGCCTCGCTCTCGAAGAACGTGCAGGCGATTACCGTCGAGGCGACCGAATATTCCAAGAAGGCGTTCGAGAACGGCACCGCCGCTTTCGAGAAGCTGACCTCGGCCAAGTCGCTCGACAAGGCCGTCGAAGTGCAGGCTGACTACGCGAAGCAGGCCTATGAAGGCTTCGTCGCGCAGGCGACTCGCATGGGCGAGCTTTACGCCGAGATGGCCAAGGAGGCTTACAAGCCTTTCGAGACGGCTGTCGCCAAGGCCAAGTAA
- a CDS encoding VWA domain-containing protein: MTGDKIPTRVPSAEDSVAKRSDSSAIDAFVRQARAVATRSTTGKGRLILALDATMSRQPTWDLACKLQAEMFDAVGKADGLDVQLVYFRGYGECRASRFVSDTRSLKDLMTRIDCRGGHTQIGKVLAHALKEGDRGTVNALVYIGDAMEEAVDDLADKAAKLGLRGVPIFAFQEGHDPVAETAFKEIARLSKGAWFRFDGNSAQTLSKLLSAVAVFASGGLAALEARGRAEDRLMIEHLRAGGRG, encoded by the coding sequence ATGACAGGAGACAAAATCCCTACGCGCGTGCCGAGCGCCGAGGACAGCGTTGCAAAACGCTCGGACTCGAGCGCGATCGACGCGTTCGTGCGACAGGCGCGCGCCGTTGCGACACGCTCGACCACCGGCAAGGGACGGCTGATCCTGGCGCTCGACGCCACCATGAGCCGTCAACCCACATGGGATCTCGCCTGCAAGCTCCAGGCGGAGATGTTCGATGCGGTCGGCAAAGCCGATGGTCTCGATGTGCAGCTCGTCTATTTCCGCGGCTACGGCGAATGCCGCGCGTCGCGCTTCGTGAGCGATACGCGGTCGCTCAAGGATTTGATGACCAGGATCGACTGTCGCGGCGGGCATACGCAGATCGGCAAGGTCTTGGCTCACGCGCTCAAGGAAGGCGATCGCGGGACGGTGAACGCGCTCGTCTATATCGGCGATGCGATGGAAGAGGCCGTCGACGATCTGGCCGACAAGGCAGCGAAGCTCGGGCTTCGCGGGGTGCCGATCTTCGCCTTCCAGGAAGGGCATGATCCGGTCGCCGAGACCGCCTTCAAGGAGATTGCCCGGCTTTCCAAGGGCGCCTGGTTCCGCTTCGACGGCAATTCCGCGCAGACGCTGTCGAAGCTTTTATCCGCCGTCGCGGTCTTCGCGTCGGGCGGGCTTGCGGCGCTGGAGGCGCGGGGACGGGCGGAGGACCGGCTGATGATCGAACATCTGAGGGCCGGCGGACGCGGATGA
- a CDS encoding DnaJ domain-containing protein, which translates to MTVLGYGAAVFLLVLLAGAVFLRFDAARIAASLRLVGPFALGAVGAGMLLLGRAGLGGMMLSGALAWYVSGRRRLAARPTPGKRSSVRTAALEMELDHDSGGLEGVVLAGPHEGEQLGQLGLEQLLELGRALASDSESTRLLETYLDSRFPVWREHAKPNMGDGEGRAPASGAMSKEEAYKVLGLEAGASTADIRKAHRRLMQRLHPDLGGTSFLAARINEAKEILLSNQR; encoded by the coding sequence ATGACGGTGCTTGGCTACGGCGCTGCCGTCTTCTTGCTGGTGCTGCTTGCGGGAGCCGTGTTCTTGCGGTTCGACGCAGCACGGATTGCCGCCAGCCTCAGGCTCGTCGGCCCATTCGCGCTCGGCGCGGTGGGAGCCGGCATGCTTTTGCTCGGGCGTGCGGGCCTGGGCGGCATGATGCTGTCGGGCGCGCTTGCCTGGTATGTGTCGGGCCGCCGCCGTCTGGCTGCTCGTCCGACGCCCGGCAAACGATCGTCCGTCAGGACCGCGGCGCTGGAAATGGAACTCGACCACGATAGTGGCGGTCTGGAGGGCGTGGTGCTTGCGGGACCCCATGAGGGGGAGCAACTCGGCCAGCTCGGGCTGGAGCAACTTCTCGAACTCGGACGCGCGCTCGCGTCCGATTCGGAGAGCACCCGGTTACTCGAGACCTATCTTGACAGCAGATTTCCCGTCTGGCGTGAGCACGCGAAGCCGAATATGGGCGACGGGGAGGGTCGCGCGCCAGCTTCTGGCGCCATGTCCAAGGAGGAAGCCTACAAGGTCCTTGGTCTTGAAGCGGGAGCCAGCACGGCGGATATCCGCAAGGCGCACCGCCGCCTGATGCAGCGCCTGCACCCCGACCTCGGCGGTACCTCTTTCCTTGCGGCGAGGATCAACGAAGCCAAGGAAATTCTGCTCTCTAATCAACGCTAG
- a CDS encoding D-alanyl-D-alanine carboxypeptidase, with amino-acid sequence MALLIAATVVMAGATGQAAANPRYAAYVMDANTGQVLFSRNGDAKRYPASLTKMMTTYMLFEAMESGRISASTQIPISAKAAAEPPTKIGLKAGSSISVDNAIKALVTRSANDIATAVGEMLGGSEQAFARMMTAKARQLGMNSTQFRNAHGLPNADQYTTARDMAILGIALREHFPKQYSYFSTRSFKFGKNTITTHNRMLSRVKGVDGIKTGYIRASGFNVVTSIQDNGRSVVAVVMGGQSGRSRDDHMTALLQEYLPKASRGGGANLVASRRLTPGTPAAVAGAFSLPNTNIPTPDFRPGADIDVQVAAYANEQAGLRVTPQMPVPSAPVPTAQSETIAAVQQQAASIDPVQTSSTRPTGWAVQIASSPSENEALAALERIGARAPNAVGSATAFTETYNNKGTTYYRARFGGYASKDQAWNACNALKRSKIDCYAVQL; translated from the coding sequence GTGGCGCTGCTCATCGCAGCCACGGTCGTCATGGCCGGAGCGACCGGACAGGCAGCGGCCAATCCGCGCTACGCCGCCTATGTCATGGATGCGAATACGGGCCAGGTCCTGTTTTCCCGCAACGGTGACGCGAAGCGGTATCCCGCCTCGCTGACCAAGATGATGACGACCTACATGCTGTTCGAGGCGATGGAGTCGGGCCGGATATCTGCATCGACCCAGATCCCGATCTCGGCGAAGGCAGCGGCGGAGCCCCCGACGAAAATCGGCCTGAAGGCCGGCTCCAGCATTTCCGTCGACAACGCGATCAAGGCGCTCGTGACGCGCAGCGCCAACGACATCGCGACTGCCGTCGGCGAGATGCTGGGCGGCTCCGAGCAGGCGTTCGCACGCATGATGACCGCCAAGGCGCGGCAGCTCGGAATGAACTCGACGCAGTTCCGCAACGCGCATGGCCTGCCCAACGCCGATCAATATACGACGGCTCGCGACATGGCGATTCTCGGAATCGCGCTGCGCGAGCACTTCCCGAAGCAGTATTCGTACTTCTCGACGCGCTCCTTCAAGTTCGGCAAGAACACGATCACCACGCACAACCGCATGCTGTCGCGCGTCAAGGGCGTCGATGGCATCAAGACCGGTTACATCCGCGCATCCGGCTTCAACGTCGTGACGTCGATCCAGGACAATGGCCGCAGCGTCGTCGCCGTCGTCATGGGCGGTCAGTCCGGCCGCAGCCGCGACGACCACATGACCGCCCTCCTCCAGGAATACCTGCCGAAGGCGTCGCGCGGCGGCGGTGCGAACCTCGTCGCCTCCCGCAGGCTGACGCCGGGAACACCGGCTGCCGTCGCCGGCGCGTTCTCGCTGCCCAACACCAACATTCCGACGCCTGATTTCCGTCCCGGCGCCGACATCGACGTGCAGGTGGCCGCTTATGCCAACGAGCAGGCAGGCCTGCGCGTGACGCCTCAGATGCCTGTGCCATCGGCGCCAGTCCCGACTGCCCAGAGCGAAACGATCGCCGCGGTGCAGCAGCAGGCGGCATCCATCGACCCGGTGCAGACGTCATCGACGCGCCCGACCGGCTGGGCCGTGCAGATCGCATCCTCGCCGTCGGAAAACGAAGCGCTTGCAGCGTTGGAGCGTATCGGCGCCCGCGCGCCCAACGCAGTCGGCTCCGCGACCGCCTTCACCGAGACCTACAACAACAAGGGCACGACCTATTACCGCGCCCGGTTCGGCGGCTATGCCTCGAAGGATCAGGCATGGAACGCCTGCAATGCACTGAAGCGCAGCAAGATCGACTGCTACGCAGTCCAGCTTTGA